The DNA region ttgagaggggggattTGCGCTCTCTTGGGGAGATAACTTTTGGAGtagttggggaggttgggtggtgtaGATGTAGAGGCCATTATTTTGGTCGTTGTATGTCAACCTGATGGGTATCTAGAGGCGGTTTCTTTTCTGTGTGGGAGTCGAGGGAAAAGTTAAGGGTTTCGAGATAGAAATATTCGAAAACAGCCCTAGGTAATCAGTCATACAAAAAGTTGAACAGATGCCGCTGTCACACGCAAATGGAGGTCAGGAGGTCGAACAAACTGTATAGGCTCACCATTCCTGGCAAACCTCTCATCTGTATCAGATGACAGCCAAAAAAAACTGCCAGCTGCTCATTTGAAATTTGTGTTCTTTTGCAGGGGTGGCTAAGGTGGGCGGTGCCCTAAGGTCGATCACAAGGCAGCAAGGCATAACGTACCATACAAAGTGTTTGCTCTTTCTCTGGCTTGTAACATGTGGAACTATCGAGTGGGGGGAAATACTTAATTAAGTAGCCAACTAGGTACCATCTGACTTACAAAAGTCACTTGGGTCTTCATGTTGGAGACGTTTTGCAGCATGTGGTAGCTATCATCGGGATTTTCAATTGGATGAGTCGTCGGATTGCTGATAAGGCGAGCACCTACCGGGTGGTATTGGGAATCTTTCAAAACTTTTCCAAGTCAAAGTCAGCAAAGAAAAGCCGTGAATTGTTGGCGTATTCATCCCTTATCAGCTGGCATGACCTTACTCAGGACCAACAGAAAGAACAGCAGCATGTGCCTCAACCCATTCAGAATACTGATTCTTTCATTTTGACTGTTTATCGACCTCGAACTCATCGCACCCCGGTTTCTATGTACCCCTACCGCATAGAGCCTCCACCGTCTACGACCAGATGTATGCAAAATGTCCAATTTCTCCTCGTTCTAACCTGCCATAATTCAAGGAGTCGCAGCAACCGgcgccttcttgatgttggcgcAAGCAACCCTCGCCGAACTCTTATCATGGAAAACAACCGCACGATTACCAATATACCCAagctggatgatgttggtggcaGTGTATGGATCATGGAAtctgcaccaccacaatcAGTATGTCAATTTCCACTCGGCAAGCCTGATTGAACACTTACTCCTTCTGAATATGGCCCCCAGCAACCTTGCCATACTTCCCAGACAGATCGCCGACCTCGCAAGTCGCAGGCAGCGAAGCCTCACAAGGCGGTTCCTGGCCACGCACGTATGAGTCGAGATGAGCGCCCGTATCGGCGCATGTGCCGTTTTCGGGAACAGCGCGGACGTGGATGTGGTAGTCTAGATCTCATCAGTGCCTGTTATCACTTGTCGTTCAGGAGCAACACGCATACTGTAAGGTCCGTTCTCCTCTGGCAAGCCGGTAATATCAATGGTGTAGTTGATGCCGATCTGGGCAGCGACAGCCTTGAAGGTGCCCTTGACGGTTTCCGAGTCGAACTCGGCGATCCAAACCTCACCAATGACGGGGTTGTTCCTCACCGGCCGAGCATCACCCAGCTTACCAGTCGTGACGTTGTTGGAAGCCTGGGCCGCTGCCAGCGTGCCAACAGCCAGGAGGCTCAAAACAGAAGACAGCTGCATTG from Podospora pseudoanserina strain CBS 124.78 chromosome 1, whole genome shotgun sequence includes:
- a CDS encoding hypothetical protein (EggNog:ENOG503P682; COG:S) — its product is MQLSSVLSLLAVGTLAAAQASNNVTTGKLGDARPVRNNPVIGEVWIAEFDSETVKGTFKAVAAQIGINYTIDITGLPEENGPYNYHIHVRAVPENGTCADTGAHLDSYVRGQEPPCEASLPATCEVGDLSGKYGKVAGGHIQKEFHDPYTATNIIQLGYIGNRAVVFHDKSSARVACANIKKAPVAATP